From Pelmatolapia mariae isolate MD_Pm_ZW linkage group LG22, Pm_UMD_F_2, whole genome shotgun sequence, a single genomic window includes:
- the LOC135933144 gene encoding inactive phospholipase C-like protein 2 yields MAEFGENKSAVGPPVAGCKAASGGTGTSLETHRGEPVSNGSCSVPNAGKKVQNESSCESPKWESTGPDSAAKPIPRRSSLIKDGSRAGREKKKTVSFSSSLSEKKISSASDCIHSMVEGSELKKIRPNSRVYQRYYLLDAGLQALCWEPSKKESDKARISLSSIREVRTGRNTETFRTSGVYDQISEDCAFSIIYGDIYESLDLVANSAEVANIWVIGLRYLMQYGKHTLDMLASSQNSLRLGWLEQLFSTAANQDTRGDVTEGIHLELAMKLIQGVNPGVNSGKVEHRFKELQRLRERMCELTIDNGSGLEDYSENKKLTARNERVTKQEFIEVFHDFCTRPEIYFLLVQFSSNKEFLDTKDLMRFIEAEQGMAQVSEETSLKLIQAHEPSEKGREQGYLSLDGFTSYLTSAECHLFDQEHSIICQDMTQPLSHYYINSSHNTYLIEDQFRGPSDISGYIRALKMGCRCVELDVWDGADEEPLVCTGHSLSPPLLLHCVLEAIGRFAFAASEYPLILCVENHCSRRQQKVMWQHLMRILGERLYTDPPDEEASYLPSPHSLRHRILLKGKKLVPSSDGEDGEVSEEDEGAEMCQKIKAVNSGGAAPGGSEKDTVQKIVVTSSPSSVPPKRFQLLKELSDLVNLCQSVTFIDFPTSSKSQKPWEVCSFHESLAVRLASDSPGDFVNHNKHFLSRVYPNPMRIDSSNMNPQDLWKCGCQIVSMNFQTAGLMMDLNTAWFRQNGNCGYVLRPAIMRQEVSYFSADTRDTVPGVSPQLLHVKVISGQNLPKPKGSGAKGDVVDPYVYVEIHGIPADCTERRTRTVSQNGDNPIFDESFEFQINLPELAMVRFVVLDDDFIGDEFIGQYTIPLECLQPGYRHVPLQSLTGEELPHAKLFVHVALTNRRGGGKPHKRGLSVRKARKGRDYTALRDLGIRAVDEVFKMAAPLLREATDLRGNMQNSVAVFRELCGVSAVANLMQCILALSSRVSEPEGMPLLLFDLRDQYPTLEPQGSLPDVLRRVVSTYEMMVQASRAVMELSDGIHDKILHIQTTAMEFHEKLQSLGTKEGLKGSKVSRAVERFSWNITILKGQADLLKHAKAEVLENMKQVHDAALAGNLTKERAGLRRASSQTRRGHNEKLAMSTRGQSA; encoded by the exons ATGGCAGAATTTGGAGAAAACAAGAGCGCCGTCGGTCCACCGGTTGCTGGCTGTAAAGCTGCGTCAGGGGGAACCGGAACGAGCCTGGAGACGCACCGAGGAGAGCCTGTGTCGAACGGCAGCTGCAGTGTGCCAAACGCCGGCAAGAAGGTCCAGAACGAGTCCAGCTGCGAGTCTCCGAAGTGGGAGAGCACGGGTCCAGACTCAGCTGCTAAACCAATCCCTCGACGCAGCAGTCTGATCAAG GATGGATCACGTGCTGGTcgggagaagaagaagacggtGTCCTTCAGCAGCAGTCTGTCAGAGAAAAAGATCAGCAGTGCTTCTGATTGCATCCACTCGATG GTTGAGGGGAGCGAGCTGAAGAAAATCCGACCCAACTCCCGTGTTTATCAGCGATACTATCTCCTTGATGCCGGCCTCCAGGCTCTATGCTGGGAGCCATCCAAGAAGGAGTCAGACAAAGCTCGGATCTCTCTCTCCTCTATACGTGAG GTACGGACAGGTCGTAACACGGAGACCTTCCGCACCAGTGGAGTTTATGACCAGATTTCAGAGGACTGTGCATTCTCCATCATCTATGGAGACATTTATGAAAGCTTGGACCTGGTTGCCAACTCTGCAGAGGTGGCTAACATTTGGGTTATTGGCCTgag GTATCTGATGCAGTATGGGAAACATACCCTCGACATGCTTGCTAGCAGTCAGAACAGTCTTCGTcttggctggctggagcagttGTTCTCCACTGCTGCTAACCAGGACACACGGGGAGACGTGACAGAAGGGATTCATTTGGAATTGGCTATGAAGCTAATACAAGGCGTGAACCCCGGGGTGAACAGTGGCAAAGTGGAGCACAGGTTTAAGGAGCTTCAAAGACTCAGAGAGAGGATGTGCGAGCTTACGATAGATAACGGATCTGGACTTGAAGACTACAGCGAAAACAAAAAGCTAACTGCAAGAAATGAGCGGGTCACCAAGCAGGAGTTCATTGAGGTCTTCCACGACTTTTGCACACGTCCTGAGATCTATTTTCTCCTGGTGCAGTTCTCCAGTAACAAAGAGTTCCTGGACACCAAAGACCTGATGAGGTTCATTGAGGCTGAGCAGGGCATGGCTCAA GTGAGTGAGGAAACCAGCCTGAAACTCATCCAGGCTCATGAGCCATCGGAGAAGGGGCGGGAGCAGGGATACCTGTCGTTGGACGGCTTCACCAGCTACCTCACTTCGGCGGAGTGCCACCTCTTTGACCAAGAGCATAGCATCATATGCCAGGACATGACTCAGCCTTTGTCTCACTATTATATCAACTCGTCCCACAACACCTACCTCATCGAAGACCAGTTTCGAGGCCCCTCGGATATCTCCGGCTATATTCGTGCCCTCAAAATGGGCTGCCGGTGCGTGGAGTTAGATGTTTGGGATGGTGCAGATGAGGAGCCGCTGGTGTGTACTGGCCACAGCCTCTCCCCGCCGCTGTTGCTGCACTGTGTGTTAGAAGCAATCGGAAGGTTTGCCTTCGCAGCATCGGAGTACCCGTTAATTCTGTGTGTTGAAAACCACTGTTCACGTCGACAGCAGAAAGTGATGTGGCAGCATCTCATGAGGATTTTAGGGGAGAGGCTGTACACAGATCCTCCAGATGAAGAGGCTTCATACCTTCCATCCCCGCATTCCCTAAGACATCGAATACTATTAAAGGGTAAAAAGCTAGTGCCGAGTTCTGATGGGGAAGATGGAGAGGTAAGTGAGGAGGATGAAGGAGCAGAGATGTGCCAGAAGATAAAGGCAGTTAATAGTGGAGGGGCAGCGCCTGGAGGAAGTGAGAAGGACACTGTGCAGAAAATCGTTGTCACGTCTAGTCCTTCGAGCGTTCCCCCCAAACGTTTCCAACTGTTGAAGGAGCTCTCGGACTTAGTAAATCTTTGCCAGTCTGTCACCTTTATTGACTTTCCAACCTCGTCCAAAAGCCAAAAACCTTGGGAGGTGTGCTCTTTTCACGAGTCTTTAGCAGTGCGTCTTGCTAGCGACAGCCCTGGGGACTTTGTCAACCACAACAAGCACTTCTTGTCACGGGTGTACCCCAACCCTATGCGTATTGACTCGAGCAACATGAACCCCCAGGACCTGTGGAAGTGCGGTTGCCAGATAGTGTCAATGAATTTTCAGACAGCAGGACTGATGATGGACCTAAACACAGCCTGGTTCCGGCAGAATGGGAACTGCGGTTACGTTCTGCGTCCGGCCATCATGCGGCAGGAGGTGTCTTACTTCAGCGCTGACACCAGAGACACGGTGCCTGGTGTGTCTCCGCAGCTGCTCCACGTGAAG GTCATTAGCGGCCAGAATCTGCCAAAGCCCAAAGGTTCTGGGGCTAAAGGGGACGTGGTGGACCCATATGTATATGTGGAGATCCATGGCATCCCAGCTGACTGCACAGAGCGCCGCACTAGGACTGTGAGCCAGAATGGAGACAACCCAATCTTCGATGAGAGCTTTGAGTTCCAGATCAACCTGCCTGAGCTTGCTATGGTTCGCTTTGTGGTGCTGGATGATGACTTTATTGGGGATGAATTCATAG GTCAGTATACCATACCTCTGGAGTGCCTCCAGCCTGGTTACCGACATGTACCCCTGCAGTCTCTGACAGGAGAGGAACTCCCACACGCCAAGCTGTTCGTGCACGTGGCCCTTACCAATCGCAGAGGTGGAGGAAAACCTCACAAAAGGGGTCTGTCAGTACGCAAGGCCCGAAAGGGGAGGGACTATACAGCTCTGAGGGACTTGGGAATTCGAGCAGTGGATGAAGTTTTCAAAATGGCTGCTCCTCTGCTGAGAGAAGCCACCGATCTGAGGGGAAACATGCAG aACTCAGTCGCAGTGTTCAGGGAGCTGTGTGGGGTGTCGGCTGTGGCTAACCTCATGCAGTGCATACTGGCTCTGAGCTCTAGAGTTTCAGAACCAGAGGGGATGCCTTTACTACTGTTTGACCTGCGGGACCAGTACCCCACCCTGGAGCCCCAGGGGTCTTTGCCTGATGTCCTCCGCCGGGTTGTCTCTACTTatgagatg ATGGTCCAGGCGAGCAGAGCAGTGATGGAGCTCTCAGATGGAATCCACGACAAGATCCTACATATACAGACAACAG CCATGGAGTTTCACGAAaaactgcagagcctgggtACGAAAGAGGGGCTGAAAGGTTCCAAGGTCAGCCGAGCAGTTGAGCGTTTCAGCTGGAACATCACCATCCTTAAG GGCCAGGCTGACCTGCTGAAACACGCCAAGGCTGAAGTCCTGGAGAACATGAAGCAGGTCCATGATGCTGCTCTGGCTGGAAACCTCACCAAGGAGAGAGCCGGATTAAGACGGGCAAGCTCCCAAACACGCAGAGGCCACAATGAAAAACTTGCAATGAGTACTAGAGGACAGTCGGCATAg